The Kluyveromyces lactis strain NRRL Y-1140 chromosome D complete sequence genome has a window encoding:
- the SAM4 gene encoding S-adenosylmethionine-homocysteine S-methyltransferase SAM4 (highly similar to uniprot|Q08985 Saccharomyces cerevisiae YPL273W SAM4 S-adenosylmethionine-homocysteine methyltransferase): MRVPIKKYFEENPDVVLVMDGGQGTELENRGINVANPVWSTVPFINESFWSSDASKDRIIVKQMFEDFIEAGADILMTITYQTSFKSVSENTPIRTLEEYNGLLDRIVSFSRSCIGEDRYLIGCIGAWGAHVCSEFTGDYGPHPDQIDYFEYFRPQLGNFVQSKDIDIIGFETIPNIHELRAILSWDETVLSKPFYIGLSVHEYGVLRDGTSMQQIADLISSLGDKLNSNLMFIGINCCAFNQSHMILESLHNSCPNMPLIVYPNSGEIYDTVKKIWLKNENQLCTWDDVVKSYIENGARIIGGCCRTTVDDIKEVRLAVNKYAKQTTSSL, from the coding sequence atgaGAGTTCCTATCAAGAAGTACTTTGAAGAGAACCCAGATGTCGTTTTAGTTATGGATGGTGGTCAAGGGACCGAATTGGAAAATCGGGGAATCAACGTTGCGAACCCGGTATGGTCTACGGTGCCGTTTATTAATGAGTCGTTTTGGTCTAGCGATGCTTCGAAGGATCGTATTATTGTAAAACAAATGTTTGAGGATTTCATTGAAGCTGGTGCAGATATATTGATGACTATTACATATCAGACCAGTTTTAAATCGGTGAGTGAGAACACTCCAATAAGGACCCTAGAAGAGTATAACGGGTTATTGGACCGTATAGTTTCCTTCTCAAGAAGCTGCATTGGCGAAGACAGGTACTTGATTGGTTGTATTGGTGCTTGGGGTGCACACGTCTGTTCAGAGTTCACTGGTGATTACGGTCCTCATCCAGATCAAATCGATTACTTTGAATACTTCAGGCCCCAATTAGGAAACTTTGTACAATCTAAGGATATTGACATCATTGGATTCGAGACCATACCTAATATCCACGAATTGCGTGCTATTTTGTCCTGGGATGAGACAGTATTGTCAAAACCATTTTACATTGGGCTATCTGTTCATGAGTATGGTGTCTTAAGAGACGGTACCTCAATGCAACAGATTGcggatttgatttcttccCTCGGCGATAAATTGAACTCAAACTTGATGTTCATTGGAATCAACTGCTGCGCTTTCAACCAATCGCACATGATCCTAGAATCTTTGCATAACTCCTGTCCAAACATGCCACTAATCGTATACCCAAACAGTGGTGAAATTTACGACACTGTCAAGAAGATTTGGCTCAAAAACGAAAATCAGTTATGTACTTGGGATGACGTGGTAAAATCTTACATCGAAAATGGTGCACGTATCATCGGTGGGTGTTGCAGAACCACTGTCGACGACATAAAAGAAGTTCGCTTGGCCGTGAATAAATATGCCAAACAAACTACCTCCTCATTATAA
- the PRM15 gene encoding phosphoribomutase PRM15 (similar to uniprot|Q03262 Saccharomyces cerevisiae YMR278W Hypothetical ORF), producing the protein MSETEVIESLPSDLQGKVRNWLKYDKVEETRNEILQLCLKGDITELHKRLDTMIAFGTAGLRGRMEAGFNRMNALTVKQASQGLAKYIKKQFPENLTVVVGHDHRHNSRLFGKVTVDTFLQLGFKVFHLNHENEKSLVHTPLVPFTVNATGASVGIMITASHNPKMDNGYKVYYTNGCQIIPPHDKLIAESIIHNLEPFSSPQTGTIIDCKEKMTKKYIDAIGSTLIDGAVNKKTNEPWFVYTPMHGVGFEIFESISKQLLSLEEGKDYLVVEEQKYPDADFPTVSFPNPEEKGALDLAVEYGRKNDTVDLIIANDPDADRFSVAVRDNDQNTTTAWRQLTGNEIGFLFAYYEWERYKHSPIDEPLAMLNSTVSSQMIKRMAEIEGFHYEDTLTGFKWLGNRALELEQEGYYTPFAYEEAIGYMFSSVVHDKDGISAAIVFLQAYSKWRASGQTVLDILATASLKYGHFKEFNGYYIVPDLAITKQVFDAIRSIESPYPKKLGSSFEIIKFRDLTNGYQSDTPDHIPELASDPSSQMITCEMLLVEQPTSRVRFTIRGSGTEPKLKVYIEARTNTEPNSIALAKFTWDVLRQEWFKPELTGLLTPFQ; encoded by the coding sequence ATGTCAGAAACTGAAGTAATCGAGAGCCTTCCTTCGGACCTGCAAGGAAAAGTACGGAATTGGTTGAAGTATGACAAAGTCGAAGAGACACGTAATGAGATACTTCAACTCTGTTTGAAGGGCGACATCACGGAGTTGCATAAAAGATTGGATACTATGATTGCATTTGGAACCGCTGGTCTTAGAGGTCGCATGGAGGCGGGCTTCAATAGGATGAACGCCTTAACTGTGAAACAAGCATCACAAGGGTTGGCTAAATATATTAAGAAGCAGTTCCCGGAGAATTTAACCGTTGTAGTTGGGCACGATCACAGACACAACTCTAGACTGTTTGGCAAGGTTACAGTAGATACTTTTCTACAATTGGGATTCAAAGTGTTCCATTTGAACCATGAGAATGAGAAGTCTTTAGTCCATACTCCATTGGTTCCATTCACCGTCAATGCAACCGGTGCATCCGTTGGAATCATGATTACTGCGAGTCATAATCCGAAAATGGATAACGGATACAAAGTGTACTATACGAATGGATGTCAGATCATACCTCCACATGACAAGCTTATTGCCGAATCCATCATTCATAACTTAGAACCATTTAGTTCACCTCAAACTGGTACCATCATCGATTGCAAGGAAAAAATGACCAAGAAATATATCGATGCGATTGGTTCTACATTGATTGATGGTGCTGTTAATAAGAAAACCAACGAACCGTGGTTCGTTTATACTCCGATGCATGGAGTAGGTTTTGAGATTTTTGAAAGTATCAGTAAACAACTTTTATCCCTTGAAGAAGGTAAAGATTACTTAGTAGTAGAAGAGCAGAAGTATCCAGATGCTGATTTCCCCACGGTGTCTTTCCCTAacccagaagaaaaaggtGCTTTGGATCTAGCCGTTGAATATGGAAGGAAGAACGATACTGTCGACCTAATTATAGCCAATGATCCAGATGCCGATAGGTTTAGTGTCGCAGTAAGGGACAACGATCAAAATACAACTACAGCTTGGAGACAATTGACCGGAAACGAGATTGGATTCTTGTTTGCATACTATGAATGGGAAAGGTACAAGCATAGTCCTATCGACGAACCGCTTGCGATGTTGAACTCAACTGTTTCTTCACAGATGATCAAGCGTATGGCTGAAATAGAAGGGTTCCATTACGAGGATACGCTAACTGGGTTCAAATGGCTTGGAAATCGCGCACTTGAGCTAGAACAAGAGGGATACTATACGCCATTCGCATACGAGGAAGCTATAGGGTACATGTTTTCATCTGTGGTTCACGACAAAGACGGAATCAGCGCTGCCATCGTCTTTCTTCAAGCCTATTCGAAGTGGCGTGCGAGTGGTCAGACTGTGCTGGATATTTTGGCCACAGCATCACTTAAGTACGGCCACTTTAAAGAGTTTAACGGGTATTATATCGTCCCCGATCTCGCTATAACGAAGCAGGTATTCGATGCCATCAGATCTATCGAGTCCCCATACCCTAAGAAACTCGGGTCCTCAttcgaaatcatcaaattcagaGACTTAACCAATGGGTATCAATCTGACACTCCCGATCACATCCCTGAACTAGCATCAGACCCGTCTTCACAGATGATCACCTGCGAAATGCTATTAGTCGAGCAGCCAACGAGTAGAGTCAGATTCACAATTAGAGGTTCAGGAACTGAACCGAAATTGAAAGTATACATTGAAGCACGTACAAATACAGAACCGAATTCGATAGCCTTAGCGAAGTTCACATGGGATGTGCTAAGACAAGAATGGTTTAAACCAGAACTCACTGGACTCCTCACACCATTCCAATGA
- the FCP1 gene encoding protein serine/threonine phosphatase (similar to uniprot|Q03254 Saccharomyces cerevisiae YMR277W FCP1 Carboxy-terminal domain (CTD) phosphatase) produces the protein MSLETNVKVTSDLPYPITVAQLYVKPGDHVEKGQRLFAYEYWDFQDVLVKYEEKTKKQRVDRVATFDSPVSGTVKEWHCSVKDEFASANHEVITIRQDCNHDITYGGLCVQCGNTVDEEDNSKNLTISHVNTNIKVSEQQAETLERSSLTRLREEKKLVLVVDLDQTVIHCGVDPTIGEWMRDPKNPNYKALQDVKSFTLEDEPIIPSFYFGPKPPARKSWYYVKLRPGLKEFFEAVSPHFEMHIYTMATRSYAHEIAKIIDPTGELFGDRILSRDENGSLTTKSLERLFPMDQSMVVVIDDRGDVWNWFENLIKVVPYSFFVGIGDINSNFLPRQQNSVLHLGRHHRRKQEEEKLISDIIDNEKKLKEKIDEEVKRQEEIISHIGDDNTRKEGGPPNKEDISKKLEHSASLEVQQQNRPLAELQKHLHNQTLLIDDDDELPHLSQILLRVHKEYFNQYTEAPKNPPDIKYLLPQMKYKVFQGCHFVFSGLIPLETDVRKADIVLWTDMFGATTSSDINYKTTHIITTTSRTFKARLAKSFNPDIKIVHPDWLFECLVQWERVKESPYELLIQDPVDEDKVKEFKEKLDKKISNPSSSVNPFEDGNEDEEVLGDEFHLLAGNDSWLDNDDDEMDELLNDEDDDAQNDEENEGDEETDEDERPSVKRRKTQLDDTKDFNHSEIPETDGQAENHGVDQSSSEPDEDLEDDLEAELLLELEG, from the coding sequence ATGTCACTCGAAACTAATGTGAAGGTGACCAGTGACCTACCATATCCCATCACTGTTGCGCAGTTGTACGTAAAACCGGGTGATCACGTTGAAAAAGGCCAACGATTATTTGCTTACGAGTATTGGGATTTCCAGGACGTTCTGGTGAAGTATGAGGAGAAGACTAAGAAGCAGCGGGTGGATCGGGTGGCTACTTTTGACTCCCCTGTCTCTGGAACTGTAAAAGAGTGGCATTGTTCTGTAAAGGATGAGTTTGCCAGTGCGAATCACGAAGTTATCACGATCAGACAGGATTGCAACCACGATATAACGTACGGCGGGCTATGTGTTCAGTGTGGGAACACGGTAGATGAAGAGGACAACAGCAAAAACTTGACAATATCTCATGTCAACACAAATATCAAGGTTTCTGAGCAACAAGCAGAGACGCTCGAGAGATCTTCTTTAACTAGACTaagggaagaaaagaaacttgTTCTCGTTGTTGATTTGGATCAAACGGTGATACATTGTGGGGTGGACCCTACCATCGGTGAATGGATGAGGGACCCAAAGAACCCCAATTATAAGGCTTTGCAAGATGTCAAAAGTTTTACTCTCGAGGATGAACCAATTATCCCCTCATTCTATTTTGGACCGAAACCTCCAGCTAGAAAATCATGGTACTACGTTAAGTTGAGACCAGGATTaaaagaattctttgaagcaGTATCCCCTCATTTTGAGATGCATATATACACTATGGCTACCAGATCTTACGCGCACGAGATCGCGAAGATCATCGACCCCACTGGTGAGTTGTTCGGTGATAGGATTCTATCCCGTGATGAGAATGGTTCATTAACAACCAAATCATTGGAGAGATTATTCCCCATGGACCAGTCGATGGTTGTTGTTATAGACGATAGAGGTGATGTGTGGAATTGGTTTGAAAATTTAATCAAAGTCGTTCCATATAGTTTCTTTGTTGGTATCGGAGATATCAATTCGAACTTTTTGCCAAGACAGCAAAATTCTGTGTTACACCTTGGCAGACACCATAGGCggaaacaagaagaagagaagcTAATTTCAGACATCATTGATAATGAGAAAAAGttaaaggaaaagatcgatgaagaagttaagAGACAAGAAGAGATTATAAGTCACATTGGAGATGATAACACGAGAAAGGAAGGTGGTCCACCCAATAAGGAAGACATCTCCAAAAAACTTGAGCATAGCGCATCATTAGAAGTACAACAACAGAATCGTCCGCTTGCTGAACTACAAAAGCATTTACATAACCAGACTTTACttattgatgatgacgatgaattgCCACACTTGTCCCAAATCTTGCTGCGAGTTCATaaagaatatttcaatcAATATACAGAAGCTCCTAAGAATCCTCCTGATATCAAGTACCTATTACCACAGATGAAATATAAAGTATTTCAAGGTTGTCACTTCGTATTTTCTGGCCTAATACCACTAGAAACAGACGTTAGAAAGGCGGATATAGTACTTTGGACAGATATGTTTGGGGCTACGACATCATCAGATATTAACTACAAAACTACACACATCATCACTACGACATCGAGAACATTCAAAGCACGTCTTGCCAAATCGTTCAATCCTGATATCAAGATTGTTCATCCAGATTGGCTCTTTGAATGTTTGGTCCAATGGGAAAGAGTTAAGGAATCACCGTACGAGTTACTCATTCAAGACCCTGTCGATGAGGACAAAGTAAAAGAGTTCAAGGAGAAGTTGgacaagaaaatatcaaatccTTCATCCAGTGTCAATCCATTCGAAGATGGAAATGAGGACGAAGAGGTTCTTGGAGATGAGTTCCATCTTCTAGCAGGCAATGACTCCTGGTTAGAcaatgacgatgatgaaatggaCGAGCTTCTCAATGATGAGGACGATGATGCtcaaaatgatgaagaaaacgaagGGGATGAGGAAACGGATGAGGACGAGCGTCCTTCAGTCAAAAGGCGTAAGACTCAATTAGATGACACAAAAGACTTTAATCATTCTGAAATCCCAGAAACCGACGGGCAGGCAGAGAATCATGGCGTAGACcaatcatcttctgaacCTGACGAAGATCTAGAGGACGATCTAGAAGCCGAGCTCTTACTCGAACTAGAAGGGTAA
- the TAF8 gene encoding Taf8p (weakly similar to uniprot|Q03750 Saccharomyces cerevisiae YML114C TAF8 TFIID subunit (65 kDa) involved in RNA polymerase II transcription initiation), protein MTTSEDKDKNDAKIETDQRRVRLDKLPNLNEVPHANPMERLFAQAVLLQLKTLNKNVVISQLAFDDLCYVSLLQLDDLLQSLKKITQVQRRTKISKLDLNLYFKGIGMDLKDLNGQVEISNFVHGKFKDEANALNETVLKVKQQFMKELEEKELLSSKHSEFFVQDVDILNLLPSSNKSNKYVPSWLPELPPDHTYKFTSLYKRPITDERLMKKKLLEEGRLSEKALLNMLSQVVNQDPLVALNKDSDQSANNAALSEHIKESQLETDLIFDPHKTIPTDKEWGTTTVLHGIESFNLSPVKNFNVLEYCKKRDAIVKRRAERAENQVSNKRRNPFIRGAMICSPYGQGSTKSRKSVENQLKTMLRRSYLGLIDSIPRVKEVRERARKEAEERERLLQEQRRIEKEKKMAEQEILDLNNLQTDPLLHGWDKDSEDDDENDDEKFLTQGPPEVQAITDTNISTLGELASELLHGPDEEKPMESTETFEDVLPSITPANSTPLLSEVASGSASGLTPKDISEDAPEAGSEEAKSELALHTSPGVATDELLENQSQDHDSNVNDLF, encoded by the coding sequence ATGACGACTTCTGAGGATAAAGATAAAAACGATGCCAAGATAGAGACTGACCAGAGACGTGTGCGACTAGATAAGTTACCTAATCTAAATGAGGTACCTCATGCCAATCCGATGGAACGCTTGTTTGCACAGGCCGTACTATTGCAATTGAAGACACTTAATAAGAATGTGGTTATATCTCAATTGGCGTTTGACGATCTTTGTTATGTTTCATTATTACAGTTAGATGATTTATTGCAAagtctgaagaagataacTCAAGTACAGCGAAGGACAAAGATCTCCAAGCTTGATTTGAACCTCTACTTTAAAGGTATTGGTATGGATctgaaagatttgaatgGGCAAGTGGAAATATCGAATTTTGTACATGGGAAATTCAAGGACGAGGCTAATGCCTTGAACGAAACTGTGCTAAAGGTTAAACAGCAGTTCatgaaagaattggaagaaaaagagcTTTTGAGTTCTAAACATTCAGAGTTCTTCGTGCAAGATGTTGATATATTAAATTTGTTACCTTCGAGCAACAAATCTAACAAATATGTGCCCAGTTGGTTGCCAGAACTACCGCCTGATCATACGTACAAATTTACCTCGTTGTACAAGAGACCCATTACAGATGAGAggctgatgaagaagaagttacTAGAAGAAGGAAGGCTTTCGGAAAAGGCATTGTTGAATATGCTTAGTCAAGTTGTCAATCAGGACCCACTGGTAGCGCTAAATAAAGATAGCGACCAGTCTGCCAACAATGCTGCCCTTTCTGAACATATTAAAGAAAGTCAGTTAGAAACCGATTTAATCTTTGACCCTCATAAAACCATACCTACAGATAAAGAATGGGGTACAACAACGGTCCTTCATGGCATCGAGTCATTCAATCTTTCGCCAGTGAAGAATTTCAATGTGTTAGAATACTGTAAGAAGAGAGATGCAATAGTAAAACGAAGGGCTGAAAGGGCAGAAAACCAAGTATCGAATAAGAGACGTAACCCATTCATACGAGGTGCCATGATCTGTTCACCCTACGGTCAAGGGAGTACCAAATCGAGGAAGTCAGTtgaaaatcaattgaaaacaatgcTAAGGCGTAGTTACTTGGGGCTGATAGATTCCATACCGAGAGTCAAAGAAGTACGAGAAAGAGCGAGAAAAGAGgcagaagaaagagagagaCTTTTACAAGAACAAAGGAGAATAGAAaaggagaagaaaatgGCCGAACAAGAGATTCTTGATCTTAATAACCTACAAACTGATCCCCTATTGCATGGCTGGGACAAAGACAGCgaagatgatgacgaaaaCGACGACGAAAAATTTCTGACGCAGGGACCGCCAGAGGTACAAGCAATAACAGATACTAACATTTCAACTCTGGGGGAGTTGGCTTCTGAGCTGTTGCACGGAccagatgaagaaaaaccGATGGAAAGCACAGAgacttttgaagatgtaCTTCCGTCAATTACCCCCGCTAATTCGACTCCTTTACTTTCAGAAGTCGCATCGGGATCCGCATCAGGTCTGACGCCGAAAGATATATCGGAAGATGCACCAGAAGCAGGatcagaagaagctaaATCAGAATTAGCCCTTCATACATCACCGGGAGTTGCCACAGACGAGTTGCTAGAAAATCAATCACAAGATCACGATTCTAACGTGAATGATTTATTCTGA
- the SCS7 gene encoding fatty acid alpha-hydroxylase (similar to uniprot|Q03529 Saccharomyces cerevisiae YMR272C SCS7 Required for the hydroxylation of the very long chain fatty acid (VLCFA) located in the endoplasmic reticulum desaturase/hydroxylase enzyme), translated as MSSSRILPLYSKTDLEKHNDKNDCWVSLYQRKIYNVTEFLDEHPGGAEYILDYAGTDITDVMKDVLTHEHSESAYEIMDESYLVGYLATEEEEKKLLTNKDHVVEVNLKGNNEFDSTVFVKELPTEDKLSIATDYQNDYKKHKFLDLNKPLLWQVLFGKFTKDFYLDQVHRPRHYGKGSAPLFGNFLEPLSKTPWWMVPVVWLPVVTYHIYTALMNMNQAFAIFLFAVGVFVWTLIEYGLHRFLFHLDDRLPEKQWAFTLHFLLHGVHHYLPMDRFRLVMPPTLFVVLCTPFYKLVFALLPYYWACAGFAGGMLGYVCYDLTHYFLHHSQLPPYMRKLKKYHLEHHYKNYELGFGVTSWFWDKVFGTYLGENAPLSNMKYD; from the coding sequence ATGTCATCCTCCAGAATATTACCGCTTTATTCCAAGACAGACTTGGAGAAACATAACGATAAGAATGATTGTTGGGTGTCTTTGtaccaaagaaagatttatAACGTGACTGAGTTCCTAGATGAACACCCAGGTGGTGCTGAGTATATTTTGGATTATGCTGGAACTGACATCACTGACGTTATGAAAGATGTGTTAACGCATGAACACAGTGAATCCGCTTATGAGATTATGGATGAATCCTATTTGGTCGGTTATTTGGCGACcgaagaagaggaaaagaaattgttgacaAACAAAGACCATGTCGTCGAAGTTAACTTGAAGGGGAACAACGAATTTGACTCTACCGTTTTCGTCAAAGAACTTCCTACTGAGGATAAGCTAAGTATTGCTACTGACTATCAGAATGATTATAAGAAGCACAAATTTTTGGATTTAAACAAACCACTATTATGGCAAGTGCTTTTCGGTAAATTTACAAAAGATTTTTACCTAGATCAAGTACACAGACCTAGGCACTACGGTAAGGGGTCAGCTCCACTATTTGGAAACTTTTTAGAGCCCCTTTCCAAGACGCCTTGGTGGATGGTTCCGGTCGTCTGGTTACCAGTCGTCACATATCATATTTATACTGCATTGATGAACATGAACCAGGCCTTTGCTATCTTCTTATTTGCCGTCGGTGTATTCGTGTGGACTTTAATCGAGTACGGATTGCACAGATTTTTGTTCCATCTGGATGACCGTCTTCCAGAGAAGCAATGGGCGTTTACCTTGCATTTCTTGTTGCATGGTGTTCATCATTATTTACCAATGGACAGATTCAGATTGGTTATGCCTCCTACTTTGTTCGTTGTGCTTTGTACACCATTCTACAAACTAGTGTTTGCACTACTACCATACTACTGGGCTTGTGCTGGATTCGCTGGTGGTATGCTAGGTTATGTGTGCTACGATTTGACACATTACTTCTTGCACCATTCACAATTACCACCTTACATGCGtaaattgaagaaataccATTTGGAGCATCATTACAAGAATTACGAGTTAGGTTTTGGTGTCACCTCTTGGTTCTGGGATAAAGTGTTCGGTACTTATCTTGGTGAAAACGCTCCATTATCCAACATGAAGTATGATTGA
- a CDS encoding uncharacterized protein (similar to uniprot|Q03759 Saccharomyces cerevisiae YML108W defines a new subfamily of the split beta-alpha-beta sandwiches.) yields MSATENVYRMLILLEEPISESAGDTKKKQNATHEFVDELPLPIQVDEMDLLNSWFDKFDEKICIPNEGHIKYEISSDGLIVLILDKSIEHIVQEVTSFVEQNVPESEKEQDE; encoded by the coding sequence ATGTCCGCAACAGAGAACGTCTATAGAATGCTTATACTCCTGGAGGAGCCAATATCCGAATCGGCTGGCGATACtaagaagaagcagaacGCCACACACGAATTTGTGGACGAACTCCCTCTACCGATTCAGGTCGATGAGATGGATCTTTTAAATTCATGGTTTGACAAGTTTGACGAGAAGATCTGTATTCCCAATGAGGGACACATCAAGTACGAGATTAGTAGCGATGGTCTCATCGTTCTGATTTTAGATAAGAGCATAGAACATATTGTTCAGGAAGTCACATCGTTCGTAGAGCAAAATGTCCCTGAGAGTGAGAAAGAGCAAGATGAATGA